In the genome of Deinococcus yavapaiensis KR-236, one region contains:
- the purM gene encoding phosphoribosylformylglycinamidine cyclo-ligase — MSETNDSAYKRAGVDIDAGARAVDLMRAAVARTHTKDVLAGLGSFGGLFRASALAAMEDAVLVASTDGVGTKTKVASRVGRYDGLGHDIVNHCVNDILVQGARPLFFLDYVAMGKLVPETVAAFVTGAARACEALGVALLGGETAEMPGVYVEGELDVVGTIVGAVDRPKLVDGSRLSAGDVIVALPSAGLHTNGYSLARSALALLDWNEVRADLGTSISDALLVAHRSYLAAFDALTSAGVDVRGMSHITGGGLVDNPPRVLPQGLGIVFREGSWEIPPLFTLIEREGGVSRGEAYRALNMGVGFLFMLPADEVSAALSALRSAGETPFVIGEVEAGSGVRFAASEAAS, encoded by the coding sequence ATGTCGGAGACGAACGATTCGGCTTACAAACGCGCGGGCGTCGACATCGACGCGGGCGCGCGCGCGGTGGATCTCATGCGAGCGGCGGTCGCTCGAACGCACACGAAGGACGTTCTGGCAGGCTTGGGAAGCTTCGGCGGATTGTTCCGGGCGTCCGCTCTCGCCGCCATGGAGGACGCCGTGCTCGTGGCGAGCACGGACGGCGTCGGAACGAAAACCAAGGTCGCGTCACGCGTGGGGCGGTACGACGGACTCGGGCACGACATCGTGAACCACTGCGTGAACGACATCCTCGTTCAGGGCGCTCGACCGCTGTTCTTCTTGGACTACGTGGCGATGGGCAAGCTCGTGCCCGAGACGGTCGCGGCGTTCGTGACGGGCGCCGCGCGCGCGTGCGAAGCCCTCGGCGTGGCGCTGCTCGGCGGCGAGACGGCGGAGATGCCGGGCGTGTACGTGGAAGGCGAGTTGGACGTCGTCGGCACGATCGTGGGCGCCGTGGACCGACCCAAGCTCGTGGACGGCTCGCGGCTTTCGGCGGGCGACGTGATCGTGGCGCTGCCGAGCGCGGGCTTGCACACGAACGGGTACAGCCTCGCGCGCTCGGCCCTCGCCCTGCTGGACTGGAACGAGGTGAGAGCGGACCTCGGCACGTCGATCTCGGACGCCCTGCTCGTCGCGCACCGCTCGTACCTCGCGGCGTTCGACGCCCTGACGAGCGCGGGCGTGGACGTGCGCGGCATGAGTCACATCACCGGGGGCGGCCTCGTGGACAACCCGCCGCGCGTGCTTCCGCAGGGCCTCGGCATCGTGTTCCGCGAAGGCAGCTGGGAGATTCCACCGCTGTTCACCCTCATCGAACGCGAAGGCGGCGTGTCGCGCGGCGAGGCGTACCGAGCGCTCAACATGGGCGTGGGCTTTTTGTTCATGCTGCCCGCCGACGAGGTGTCGGCGGCATTGAGCGCGTTGAGAAGCGCGGGCGAGACGCCGTTCGTGATCGGCGAGGTGGAGGCGGGATCGGGCGTGCGCTTCGCGGCGAGCGAGGCCGCTTCGTGA